One stretch of Pandoraea oxalativorans DNA includes these proteins:
- a CDS encoding pirin family protein, with amino-acid sequence MLTHRRWDSLDAADHGWLRAKYHFRVTPSGNPMHRALGPLMVWNDDEIAVDGGFPFHGHRNVEIVTYVRQGVLGHRDTLGSEGTIHSGDVQVMSAGTGIRHSEFNRGDVPLKVYQIWLQPREADGQPRWATKPFPAHPEAGHFTVLASGYADDDGALPIRADARLLGVKLHAGDTIHHKLDPSGDAYLVVAAGSIGINGELMGSLDGVAITNVQSIEIFAFEDAELVMVEAG; translated from the coding sequence ATGCTGACGCACAGACGCTGGGACTCGCTAGACGCTGCCGATCACGGCTGGCTTCGTGCGAAGTATCACTTTCGTGTCACGCCATCGGGCAATCCCATGCATCGGGCGCTCGGCCCGCTGATGGTCTGGAACGATGACGAGATTGCAGTCGACGGTGGTTTTCCTTTCCACGGACATCGCAATGTTGAGATCGTCACATACGTGCGTCAGGGTGTGCTCGGGCACCGAGACACGCTTGGCTCGGAGGGCACGATTCATTCGGGCGACGTGCAGGTAATGAGTGCGGGCACCGGCATCCGTCATTCGGAGTTCAACAGGGGCGACGTGCCACTGAAGGTCTATCAGATCTGGCTGCAACCACGCGAAGCCGATGGACAACCTCGCTGGGCGACCAAACCGTTTCCCGCGCATCCGGAGGCTGGGCATTTCACAGTATTGGCCAGCGGTTACGCAGATGACGACGGCGCGCTGCCGATCCGGGCGGATGCACGTCTGCTGGGCGTGAAGTTGCACGCTGGCGACACGATCCACCACAAGCTTGACCCCTCGGGCGACGCCTATCTCGTAGTCGCGGCCGGAAGCATCGGCATCAACGGTGAACTAATGGGGTCGCTGGACGGCGTGGCGATCACTAACGTCCAAAGCATCGAAATCTTTGCCTTTGAAGACGCCGAATTGGTCATGGTGGAGGCTGGCTAA
- a CDS encoding LysR substrate-binding domain-containing protein: protein MDAISDLNDLRLFAEVVERGSFTAAARSLGLQTSKLSRRVRALEEELGVRLLNRTSRRLSLTETGRQFHQHCLALVAESRAAKELIDRTRSEPQGTVRISCPLGLLSLGIADIVSRYVQENSQVQVLVDATNRRVDVIEEGLDFAIRVRLPPLENTDLAVRQLGRSTLILVASPALALKHEAPASLASLIDWPTVSMADKSERHVWHLTDANGQTASITHTPRLAMDDLASLRVAVLSGVGVALLPKEFVTADIRAGRLIRLLPDLSTTPALVHAIFPTRRGMVPAVRLLLDALVIGLGSVDGIDVI from the coding sequence ATGGATGCAATCTCAGATCTGAACGACCTTCGACTTTTTGCCGAAGTCGTCGAGCGCGGCAGTTTTACGGCGGCTGCGCGCAGCCTTGGCCTTCAGACGTCCAAGCTGAGTCGACGCGTACGTGCGCTGGAAGAAGAGCTGGGTGTGCGTCTGCTTAACCGGACCAGTCGACGTTTGTCGTTGACGGAAACCGGTCGGCAGTTTCATCAGCATTGCCTCGCGCTGGTCGCAGAATCCCGCGCAGCGAAGGAGCTAATCGATCGAACTCGCAGCGAACCGCAAGGAACGGTGCGCATCAGCTGTCCGCTGGGTTTGCTGAGTCTTGGAATCGCGGATATCGTCTCGCGATACGTTCAGGAAAATTCGCAGGTTCAGGTGTTGGTCGATGCAACTAACCGGCGTGTCGATGTGATCGAGGAAGGATTGGACTTTGCGATCCGCGTGCGCTTGCCGCCGCTGGAGAACACCGATCTCGCGGTGCGTCAGTTGGGACGATCAACGCTGATTCTCGTCGCCAGCCCTGCACTGGCGTTAAAGCACGAGGCGCCCGCATCACTCGCCTCACTAATCGACTGGCCAACGGTCTCGATGGCGGACAAAAGCGAGCGTCATGTGTGGCATTTGACGGACGCCAACGGACAAACGGCGTCGATCACGCATACCCCCCGACTCGCGATGGACGACTTGGCCAGTCTGCGTGTCGCAGTCTTGTCGGGCGTCGGCGTTGCGTTGCTGCCCAAAGAGTTCGTGACTGCCGATATTCGTGCGGGACGTCTGATTCGTTTGCTTCCCGACTTGTCTACGACTCCCGCGCTCGTCCACGCCATCTTTCCGACGCGGCGCGGCATGGTGCCTGCGGTGCGTCTCCTGCTCGACGCACTGGTCATTGGTCTAGGAAGTGTGGACGGGATCGACGTCATCTAG
- a CDS encoding flavin-containing monooxygenase, which yields MRHTVYPVVVVGGGPAGLSAAYELVRAGVSPLVLERTESVGDVWRNHYEGLRLNTGRWFSGLPGVTFPRSAGRWPTAHALAEQLASMPERGGFTVRNGVEASAIEPSAEHGVWRITLNDGSVILALSVVMATGCARVPFLPDWEGRERFAGRILHAAQFRSARDYAGQHVLVVGSGNSSCEIASRLVPHAASVVLSVRRTPHLLPKSLRGLPFAALGAVLRRLAPSRRDRFLTWLSHRWVGDLLPYGLPRPTHGVSQLGTVTPTLYMPFVDELKAGNIRVVGPIEGISEMHVTVRASLAEDAGAMTLPVQTIVAGTGYRTGLEQLLTLPGLFDGDGKPHIDAHGVCAIPGLFFIGFVNPLSGQLREIGREAPRLAKAVARYLAPLGQPSMATQR from the coding sequence ATGAGACATACTGTGTACCCTGTCGTCGTCGTGGGCGGCGGCCCGGCGGGTCTTTCCGCGGCCTACGAGCTGGTGAGGGCGGGCGTCTCGCCGCTGGTGCTGGAGCGCACCGAATCGGTCGGCGACGTGTGGCGCAATCACTACGAGGGGTTGCGCCTGAACACCGGGCGCTGGTTCTCCGGCTTGCCCGGGGTCACCTTTCCGCGGTCTGCCGGACGCTGGCCCACCGCCCACGCACTGGCCGAACAGCTCGCCTCCATGCCTGAGCGCGGAGGATTCACGGTTCGCAACGGTGTCGAAGCGAGTGCTATCGAGCCGTCGGCGGAGCACGGGGTCTGGCGAATCACGCTGAACGACGGGAGCGTGATCCTGGCGTTGTCGGTCGTGATGGCGACGGGATGCGCACGCGTACCATTTCTGCCCGACTGGGAAGGGCGCGAGCGCTTTGCCGGCCGAATTCTGCACGCCGCGCAGTTCCGAAGTGCCCGCGACTACGCCGGGCAACACGTGCTGGTCGTGGGGAGTGGCAATTCGTCGTGCGAAATCGCCAGCCGGTTGGTACCTCACGCGGCGTCGGTCGTGTTGTCGGTACGCCGTACGCCACACCTTCTCCCCAAGAGCCTGCGCGGTTTGCCGTTCGCAGCCTTGGGCGCCGTTCTGCGACGGCTCGCGCCCTCAAGACGCGACCGCTTCCTCACGTGGCTATCGCATCGCTGGGTGGGCGACCTTCTCCCCTATGGTCTGCCGCGACCGACCCATGGGGTGTCGCAACTCGGCACGGTGACGCCGACGCTGTACATGCCGTTCGTCGACGAACTGAAAGCGGGAAATATTCGTGTGGTGGGGCCGATCGAAGGCATTTCGGAAATGCACGTGACCGTTCGCGCGAGCCTGGCCGAAGATGCCGGAGCCATGACACTGCCAGTACAGACGATCGTCGCCGGCACGGGGTACAGGACCGGACTGGAGCAACTCCTCACGCTTCCCGGATTGTTCGACGGTGATGGCAAGCCGCATATCGATGCCCATGGCGTGTGCGCAATCCCCGGCCTGTTCTTCATCGGGTTCGTCAACCCGTTGAGCGGTCAATTGCGGGAGATCGGACGTGAGGCCCCACGATTGGCCAAGGCGGTCGCGAGATATCTCGCACCGCTCGGCCAACCGAGTATGGCCACGCAACGATAG
- a CDS encoding OsmC family protein, translating to MSDTSIQLTINGLPRGGGRAVQERIRADGDGDVACPRYETSVHWVSGYQTRTQVRSGAVLQGDEPSTYGGADLGATPQELLLSAVGNCLAATYIGGLTAAGIEVRSLRLDVSGRVNFRAAFGVLPGAPGFESIHVKVALDADAPQAQLDALLARLLPTAPIPDTISRPVPLDVQIQHVDQRQNP from the coding sequence ATGAGCGATACCTCCATTCAACTCACCATCAACGGACTGCCTCGCGGCGGCGGTCGCGCGGTACAGGAACGTATCCGTGCCGATGGAGACGGCGACGTCGCGTGCCCACGTTACGAGACGTCCGTGCATTGGGTCAGCGGCTATCAGACCCGCACACAGGTCAGATCCGGCGCCGTATTGCAGGGGGACGAACCCAGCACCTACGGCGGCGCAGACCTCGGCGCGACACCGCAGGAACTGCTGTTATCCGCCGTGGGCAACTGCCTGGCCGCGACCTACATCGGCGGGCTGACGGCGGCCGGCATCGAGGTGCGCAGCCTGCGACTCGACGTATCCGGTCGTGTCAACTTCCGCGCCGCCTTCGGTGTGTTGCCGGGCGCTCCGGGCTTCGAGAGCATTCACGTTAAGGTAGCACTGGACGCCGACGCCCCGCAAGCCCAGCTCGATGCGCTTCTGGCGCGACTGCTGCCGACAGCGCCGATCCCGGACACCATCTCGCGCCCGGTGCCGCTCGATGTGCAGATTCAACACGTCGACCAACGCCAGAACCCATGA
- a CDS encoding ABC transporter ATP-binding protein: MAIMSGAALEFRDAGMRCDAGTRVDIGSLQIPAGRFTVLLGRSGCGKTTLLNLAAGLQTPTHGSVFYDGQPLTTEAPHSALIFQHNNLFPWMSAAENVAFALRNQGLAHSAAGTRARQLLEEVGLTEFADRRPAVLSGGMRQRIALARALAMKPRLLLLDEPFGALDAQTRRLMQRQLQRTWQASGATVLMVTHDLQEALLLADRIVLMASSPHGHVAQLLEIRLPRPRQASDDDFLRLQQRLDDFLTAETRLAEHLQAD; encoded by the coding sequence ATGGCAATCATGAGCGGGGCGGCACTGGAATTCAGGGATGCCGGCATGCGCTGCGACGCCGGCACACGCGTCGACATCGGTAGCCTGCAAATCCCCGCTGGCCGCTTCACCGTGCTGCTCGGACGCAGCGGTTGTGGCAAGACCACGCTGCTGAACCTCGCTGCCGGTCTGCAAACGCCCACGCACGGATCGGTGTTTTACGACGGCCAGCCGCTGACGACCGAAGCGCCGCACAGCGCCCTCATTTTCCAGCACAACAATCTGTTCCCGTGGATGAGCGCCGCCGAGAACGTTGCGTTTGCGCTGCGCAATCAGGGACTTGCGCATAGCGCTGCAGGAACGCGCGCGCGGCAGCTCCTGGAAGAGGTCGGGCTCACCGAGTTCGCCGACAGGCGCCCGGCGGTGCTGTCCGGCGGGATGCGCCAGCGTATCGCGCTGGCTCGCGCACTCGCGATGAAGCCGCGCCTGCTGCTGCTCGACGAGCCGTTCGGCGCGCTCGACGCCCAGACCCGGCGGCTGATGCAACGGCAACTGCAACGCACATGGCAGGCCAGCGGGGCCACCGTCCTGATGGTGACGCACGATCTCCAGGAAGCCCTTCTGCTGGCCGATCGCATTGTGCTGATGGCGAGCAGCCCTCACGGCCATGTCGCGCAGTTACTGGAGATCCGTCTGCCGCGGCCACGTCAGGCGAGCGACGACGATTTCCTTCGGCTGCAACAACGGCTGGACGACTTCCTGACGGCGGAAACACGTCTGGCGGAGCATCTGCAAGCCGATTGA
- a CDS encoding ABC transporter permease, whose protein sequence is MSSAPPLASDAPHVSDVTQAQHRIVDARRWLLRLRHLQPLLWFALAWTVLGGVWELSVALGWLDGRILPPPSVTLPYAFSGEASVGFGQQRAGLLASTLLTLSRVTTGLTLGVAAALLLAVLIVEQRWLRRLVLPLVQSLAPIAPVAWVPFTIAVIGIGGPAAVFVVFLAVTTSMTLSLVAALDGMDPQYLKIARNLRTSPWQLWLRVRLPAIAPSALTSLRMAFFGAWMAVLAGEMAGINSGLGYLIIMAQQMYNMPLVMVGVITIGAVGFTVDRVLLLGQRLVAWQS, encoded by the coding sequence ATGAGCAGTGCTCCTCCCCTCGCGTCCGACGCACCGCACGTGTCCGACGTCACGCAAGCACAGCATCGAATCGTCGATGCGCGCCGCTGGCTTTTGCGGTTACGTCATCTTCAGCCGCTGCTCTGGTTTGCACTGGCGTGGACGGTGCTGGGTGGTGTCTGGGAACTTTCGGTCGCGTTGGGGTGGCTCGACGGTCGCATTCTGCCGCCGCCCAGCGTCACATTGCCGTATGCCTTCTCGGGCGAGGCGAGCGTCGGCTTCGGCCAGCAACGCGCGGGCCTGCTCGCGTCCACCCTGCTCACGCTCTCGCGCGTCACCACCGGTCTGACGCTGGGCGTCGCCGCCGCGCTGCTGCTTGCCGTGCTGATCGTCGAGCAACGCTGGCTGCGACGTCTGGTGTTGCCGCTGGTGCAATCGCTCGCCCCGATCGCGCCCGTGGCGTGGGTGCCGTTCACGATTGCGGTGATCGGTATCGGTGGCCCCGCTGCGGTCTTCGTGGTGTTCCTCGCGGTTACGACGAGCATGACGTTATCGCTCGTGGCCGCGCTCGACGGCATGGATCCGCAGTACCTGAAAATTGCGCGCAATTTGCGCACGTCGCCGTGGCAGCTGTGGCTGCGCGTGCGACTGCCTGCGATTGCGCCGAGCGCGCTGACCAGCCTGCGCATGGCCTTCTTCGGTGCATGGATGGCAGTGCTCGCCGGTGAGATGGCCGGCATCAATTCCGGTCTTGGTTATCTCATCATCATGGCGCAGCAGATGTACAACATGCCGTTGGTCATGGTGGGTGTTATTACCATCGGCGCTGTCGGCTTCACGGTGGACCGCGTGCTACTACTGGGGCAACGTCTCGTGGCATGGCAATCATGA
- a CDS encoding ABC transporter substrate-binding protein, translated as MRDIFKRLMSAAHSDTPATSSPGKLSRREFLCGCGCSALALSATGSALLAAASRVEAATGGPLIRVGHLPAGCVSHLLLGKLRGDFATAGLRVELTQFNGPSESLQALVADRIELMHAPWTMTAAAYAKGTKDLRIIGGSGKGGIELVARKGSVTTVDEFIAAAGKGLRVGTLRLDTLELVGYGTMASHGKSYKDYDMTFFPSMVGMGEAIANGKLDVVTLAQPYAENVVRSNGARYLSDSNAVWGPEAADCVITTKQRTSDQQGDALRRYLKVLQASATNLTQHYAAAVDQLQPVYGVSREVLEVALARQVPNPVISAAGVAGLTRGAEYLKQLGYFTGNPIGQLLDLRHQPAALA; from the coding sequence ATGCGCGACATTTTCAAGCGGCTGATGTCGGCCGCGCATTCCGACACGCCAGCCACCTCGAGCCCGGGCAAGCTCTCGCGTCGCGAATTTCTCTGCGGCTGCGGATGCAGCGCCCTCGCGCTGAGCGCGACCGGCAGCGCCTTGTTGGCGGCCGCGAGCCGCGTCGAAGCCGCCACTGGCGGCCCGCTGATTCGCGTCGGTCATCTGCCGGCCGGATGCGTATCGCATTTGCTGCTGGGCAAGCTGCGGGGCGACTTCGCCACTGCCGGCCTGCGGGTGGAGTTGACGCAGTTCAACGGGCCGAGCGAGTCATTGCAGGCGCTGGTGGCCGATCGCATCGAACTCATGCACGCCCCCTGGACGATGACGGCGGCCGCCTATGCCAAGGGCACGAAGGATCTGCGCATCATCGGCGGCTCGGGTAAGGGCGGTATCGAACTGGTCGCACGCAAAGGCTCCGTGACCACGGTCGACGAATTCATCGCCGCTGCCGGCAAGGGATTGCGCGTGGGCACGCTGCGTCTCGACACGCTGGAACTGGTCGGCTACGGCACGATGGCCAGTCACGGCAAGTCCTACAAGGACTACGACATGACCTTCTTCCCGAGCATGGTCGGCATGGGCGAAGCGATTGCGAACGGCAAGCTCGACGTCGTCACGCTCGCACAGCCCTACGCCGAGAATGTGGTGCGCAGCAACGGCGCACGCTATCTGTCCGACTCGAACGCCGTCTGGGGGCCGGAAGCGGCAGACTGCGTCATCACGACGAAACAGCGCACCAGCGATCAGCAAGGCGATGCGTTGCGCCGCTATCTGAAAGTGCTGCAAGCCTCGGCTACGAACCTCACGCAGCACTACGCCGCTGCGGTGGATCAATTGCAGCCGGTCTACGGGGTATCGCGCGAGGTGCTTGAGGTTGCGCTGGCACGTCAGGTGCCCAATCCGGTGATCTCCGCGGCAGGCGTGGCAGGGCTCACGCGCGGCGCTGAGTACCTGAAACAACTGGGCTACTTCACCGGCAACCCCATTGGTCAGTTGCTCGACCTGCGCCATCAACCGGCCGCCCTCGCATGA
- a CDS encoding TetR/AcrR family transcriptional regulator, with protein MSSSSDPTGEMSPGQRLLETARRLFCREGIHATGVARILTEAGVARRTLYENYGSKDNLLKAAFEHEAQMWFQWLDDLPRRASDPEQQLLILFDVLQEWFSSDRFFGCLFTNAVAEHEKESSWVRDLALAHFSEVQRRIVVLAGAAGLVDPQAFARQFCLLVDGAIAIAMVTRKSDSADTARTIAHCLLEHAARA; from the coding sequence ATGTCGTCATCTTCTGACCCGACCGGCGAAATGTCCCCTGGACAGCGGCTGCTGGAGACCGCTCGCCGGCTCTTTTGCCGCGAAGGGATTCACGCCACGGGCGTCGCACGCATTCTCACCGAGGCCGGCGTAGCGCGTCGCACGCTCTATGAAAACTACGGCTCGAAAGACAACCTGCTCAAGGCGGCCTTCGAGCACGAAGCGCAGATGTGGTTTCAATGGCTCGACGATCTCCCCCGCCGGGCGTCCGATCCCGAGCAGCAGTTGCTCATTTTGTTCGACGTGTTGCAGGAATGGTTTTCCAGCGACCGCTTCTTCGGTTGTCTCTTCACCAATGCCGTTGCCGAGCACGAAAAAGAGTCGAGCTGGGTGAGAGACCTGGCGCTGGCCCATTTCAGCGAGGTGCAACGACGTATCGTCGTTCTCGCCGGCGCGGCCGGACTGGTCGATCCGCAAGCGTTCGCCCGGCAATTCTGTCTGCTTGTCGACGGCGCCATCGCCATCGCCATGGTCACGCGCAAATCCGACAGCGCCGATACCGCCAGGACTATCGCGCATTGCCTGCTCGAACACGCCGCACGCGCGTGA
- a CDS encoding helix-turn-helix domain-containing protein codes for MSITIKLDVLLAMRKVKSKDLAAAIGITEQNLSLLKQGKVKGFRLATLEAICEYLDCQPGDLLEYHRETEARSE; via the coding sequence ATGTCCATCACAATCAAGCTGGATGTGCTGCTCGCGATGCGCAAGGTCAAGTCGAAGGATCTTGCTGCGGCGATCGGTATTACCGAACAGAACCTCTCGCTGTTGAAACAAGGCAAGGTCAAGGGGTTTCGTCTCGCAACACTGGAGGCGATTTGCGAGTACCTTGATTGCCAACCAGGCGATCTCCTTGAGTACCACCGCGAAACAGAAGCCAGGTCGGAGTAA
- a CDS encoding ABC transporter substrate-binding protein → MGLSCILAVPAAHAEGRIRIAEQFGIVYLLLNVVRDQQLIEQEGRKLGVDVKVDWARLSGGAAINDALLSGAIDVAGAGVGPLITVWDRTYGRQNVRGVASLGSLPYYLVSNDPKIRTIADFTEKDRIALPAVGVSVQSRVLQYASAKLWGDSAFDRLDKWTQTMSHPDAAAAIIAGGTEITGHFGTPPFQEQELAANPRAHIVLDSYEVLGGPSSATVLYATEKFRNDNPKTYRAFVLALARAADFVKRQPEAAADTYLRVNQSKTDKKLLVSVITDPKVNFSITPQNTLGLAQFMQRVGAVRHKPTSWKDYFFDEPALGQGS, encoded by the coding sequence ATGGGACTGTCCTGCATCCTGGCGGTGCCAGCAGCGCACGCCGAAGGACGCATCCGGATCGCCGAACAGTTCGGCATCGTATATCTGTTGCTCAATGTCGTACGCGATCAGCAACTCATCGAGCAGGAAGGCCGCAAGCTGGGCGTCGACGTCAAGGTCGACTGGGCGAGGTTGTCCGGCGGCGCGGCCATCAACGACGCCTTGCTTTCCGGCGCGATCGACGTTGCCGGTGCGGGGGTGGGGCCGTTGATTACCGTGTGGGATCGGACCTATGGACGTCAGAACGTGCGTGGCGTGGCGTCGCTGGGCAGCTTGCCGTATTACCTGGTGAGCAACGATCCGAAGATCCGGACCATCGCCGACTTTACGGAGAAGGACCGCATCGCACTGCCTGCCGTAGGCGTGTCCGTGCAATCCCGCGTGCTTCAGTACGCGTCGGCCAAACTGTGGGGCGACAGCGCCTTCGACCGACTCGACAAATGGACACAGACCATGTCGCACCCCGATGCGGCAGCGGCGATCATTGCCGGTGGCACGGAGATTACGGGGCACTTCGGCACGCCGCCGTTCCAGGAACAGGAACTGGCTGCCAATCCGCGCGCACATATCGTGCTCGATTCCTACGAAGTCCTCGGCGGCCCCAGTTCAGCCACCGTACTCTACGCCACGGAGAAGTTTCGCAACGATAACCCGAAGACGTACCGGGCCTTCGTGCTCGCGCTTGCCCGAGCGGCGGACTTCGTCAAGCGGCAGCCGGAAGCCGCAGCCGATACCTATTTGCGCGTGAATCAGTCGAAAACCGACAAGAAGCTGTTGGTGAGCGTCATCACTGATCCGAAGGTCAATTTCTCGATTACGCCGCAGAACACGCTCGGACTCGCGCAGTTCATGCAGCGCGTGGGGGCCGTGCGTCATAAGCCCACGTCCTGGAAGGACTATTTCTTCGACGAGCCCGCATTGGGGCAAGGGAGTTGA
- a CDS encoding ABC transporter ATP-binding protein, whose product MGATSALQPLRPADGDTGLASFPAPGDANVAPIPDDIPGERVLEVRALDIEFRTRGRHVAGVNDISFDVYDADRLVLLGPSGCGKSTLLKAIGGFVRPTRGEIVLDGRSVAKPGIDRMVVFQEFDQLAPWKTVAQNVMFPLRVGKGLSRREARELALDTLDKVGLSRFADAFPHTLSGGMKQRVAIARALAVRPRVLLMDEPFAALDALTRTRMQEELLRLWEDTRVTLLFVTHSIEEALVVGTRIVLLDGQPGRLRAELDAGTFGLDEVASPDFRRASARIHDLLFGEQSPSRSTGETA is encoded by the coding sequence ATGGGGGCGACCAGCGCGCTGCAACCCCTGCGGCCAGCGGACGGCGACACGGGCCTTGCGTCGTTCCCGGCACCCGGAGACGCCAACGTTGCCCCGATCCCCGACGACATCCCTGGCGAGCGTGTTCTTGAAGTGCGCGCGCTCGATATCGAGTTTCGTACGCGTGGCCGCCACGTCGCGGGTGTGAACGACATATCGTTCGATGTCTATGACGCCGACCGCCTCGTGCTTCTCGGGCCGTCGGGCTGTGGCAAATCGACGTTGCTCAAGGCCATCGGCGGTTTCGTCAGGCCGACGCGCGGTGAGATCGTGCTGGACGGGCGATCCGTCGCCAAGCCGGGCATCGACCGGATGGTGGTCTTTCAGGAGTTCGACCAACTCGCGCCGTGGAAGACGGTGGCGCAGAACGTGATGTTTCCGTTGCGCGTCGGCAAAGGGCTTTCGCGTCGCGAAGCGCGCGAGCTTGCCCTCGATACTTTGGACAAAGTCGGACTCTCCCGATTTGCCGACGCATTTCCGCACACGCTCTCAGGCGGGATGAAGCAGCGCGTCGCGATTGCTCGCGCATTGGCGGTGCGACCACGCGTGTTGCTCATGGACGAACCTTTCGCCGCCCTCGACGCGCTAACCCGTACACGCATGCAGGAAGAGCTACTGCGCTTGTGGGAAGACACGCGTGTCACGCTCCTGTTCGTGACGCATTCGATAGAAGAAGCGCTTGTCGTCGGCACCCGGATCGTGCTGCTCGACGGTCAGCCGGGCCGTCTGCGTGCCGAACTCGACGCCGGAACGTTCGGGCTCGACGAGGTGGCATCTCCCGACTTCCGGCGTGCGAGTGCACGTATTCACGATCTGCTCTTCGGCGAACAATCGCCGTCACGAAGCACGGGAGAGACGGCATGA
- a CDS encoding ABC transporter permease has translation MSSLLPKTVAIRAPRRPERIFPRRPRASDEERARAAESPIDGNDAGDRQVRWRAVSTSVWRKLIIGVVLLVLWEIAARWVDNDLLLPGASATARAWWESAASGELFARTGTSLWMLLRGYGLGVLCAFALTSLAMSSAVGRDLLSLLTGMFNPLPSIALLPLALLWFGLGTGSLLFVLVHAVLWPLSLSIYTGFESVSPTLRMIGRNYGLSGLRQVAWILTPAALPSVLSGLRVGWAFAWRTLIAAELVFGANTGAGGLGWYIYQNRNELYTDRVFAGLLTVILIGLLVEHLVFDTLARWTVRRWGMQSA, from the coding sequence ATGAGCTCGCTTTTGCCCAAGACAGTCGCAATTCGCGCGCCGCGCCGTCCCGAACGCATTTTCCCGAGGAGGCCACGTGCGTCCGACGAAGAGCGCGCACGCGCGGCGGAGTCGCCGATTGACGGCAACGACGCAGGGGACAGGCAGGTGCGTTGGCGGGCGGTGAGTACGAGCGTCTGGCGAAAGCTGATCATCGGTGTCGTGTTGCTCGTGTTGTGGGAAATCGCGGCCCGATGGGTCGACAACGATCTCCTGCTGCCGGGCGCCAGTGCCACCGCGCGGGCGTGGTGGGAGAGTGCGGCAAGCGGGGAGCTGTTCGCACGCACAGGCACGTCGCTCTGGATGTTGCTGCGAGGTTACGGCCTCGGTGTGCTATGCGCATTCGCCCTGACGTCGCTGGCCATGTCGAGCGCGGTCGGGCGGGATCTGCTCTCGTTGCTGACGGGCATGTTCAACCCGCTGCCCTCGATTGCATTGCTGCCGCTGGCGCTGCTTTGGTTCGGGCTCGGCACGGGCAGCCTGCTGTTCGTGCTGGTGCATGCCGTGCTGTGGCCCCTGTCGTTGAGCATCTATACGGGGTTCGAATCGGTTTCGCCGACACTGCGCATGATCGGACGAAACTACGGACTGTCGGGATTGCGGCAGGTCGCCTGGATTCTGACGCCCGCTGCGCTGCCGTCGGTACTCTCCGGGCTGCGTGTGGGCTGGGCCTTTGCATGGCGTACGCTGATCGCCGCCGAACTCGTTTTCGGGGCGAACACGGGCGCAGGCGGACTGGGCTGGTACATCTATCAGAACCGCAACGAGCTATACACCGACCGCGTATTCGCCGGTCTGCTGACGGTCATCCTGATCGGCCTGCTCGTGGAGCACCTCGTCTTCGATACGCTCGCCCGCTGGACGGTGCGGCGCTGGGGGATGCAAAGCGCGTGA
- a CDS encoding DUF4865 family protein: MLTAHYLHRLPADYDLNAIRARGKTRGALWDAAPDLYFKGFLLREAGKYGATENSYSSLYLWRSDQAFADFLLADRYRNVTASFGRAAIETRVVLDARRGHAQQTRFVFEEAVDIMRDADLGQAFLREVARHATTAVRPGLVASVTALDTLNWRVSRYVLAESLDARPSDDAIAYEAVHLSSPLLHTLAEGRSS, from the coding sequence ATGCTGACCGCCCACTATCTGCACCGCCTGCCTGCCGACTATGACCTGAACGCCATCCGCGCGCGCGGCAAGACGCGCGGCGCCTTGTGGGACGCTGCGCCCGACTTGTATTTCAAGGGCTTCCTGCTGCGCGAAGCGGGCAAGTACGGCGCGACGGAGAACAGCTATTCGTCGCTCTATCTATGGCGGTCGGATCAAGCTTTCGCCGACTTCCTGCTGGCCGATCGCTACCGCAACGTGACCGCCAGCTTTGGCCGGGCCGCCATCGAGACCCGCGTGGTCCTCGATGCGCGCAGAGGCCACGCGCAGCAGACACGGTTTGTCTTCGAGGAGGCGGTGGACATCATGCGGGACGCCGATCTGGGTCAGGCCTTCCTTCGTGAAGTGGCGCGCCATGCGACGACGGCGGTCCGGCCGGGGCTAGTCGCGTCTGTGACGGCGTTGGACACACTGAACTGGCGCGTCTCGCGATATGTGCTGGCCGAGTCCCTCGACGCACGACCCAGCGACGATGCGATCGCGTACGAAGCGGTGCACTTGTCCAGTCCCCTGCTACACACGCTTGCGGAGGGACGGTCGTCATGA